In Mammaliicoccus sp. Marseille-Q6498, the genomic stretch ACCGTAACCTTGTCTTGCTTCAGGCCCTTTATCATCTTTTCTTAAAATGACTTGCCCACCGTTACCGCCTTCTCCAACTTCAAATAAAGCAACAGTTTCTTCCTCTACGACAGGTTTCATACCGAATACTTGTTTCAACACTGATTGGAAATCATCAAAGTAACTTACTGTAATTTCGATAGGTCCTAATCCATAAATCGCAAATTCTTCAGGTACTGGACCATTTTTCCAAGGAATTCCAGGCTCAACACCTTCGTTCAATTCATCTGAAATTAATTGATATCTTTGGCCGTCTTCCTCTTCAAAAGGCAATACTTTTTTGCCGAATAAATCTTGAATGCCGTCATGTTTTACGCCAAAAGTTTCAAAACGATCTAAATAATAATCTAACGCCGCATCATTCGGTACTCTAAACGCAGCACGACTTATAGAATTCGTACCTCTACTACCTTTAGGGCTATTTGGAAAATCAAAAAATGTCATATCTGTACCAGGAGAACCTTGGTCATCTGCAAAAAATGTATGATACGTATAAATATCATCTTGGTTCACTGTTTTCTTAACTAAACGCATACCTAATACTTCTGTAAAAAATTTATAATTTCTAACTGCATCATTTGTCATAGCTGTTACGTGGTGGATCCCGATAAGTTCTTGATTATTCATTAAAAATTCCTTCTCTCTATTTTTATTTCGATTTCGAAGTAATATCATTTTAAAAAAATACGCGCTCGTATCTACTTCGTAGAAAAGGCGCTAATTTTCTTCAATGCTTTTCTAAATACAGCAAGTTCTTCATCATCTAATATAGAAAATGCTTTTTCAATTGCTTCAGCATGCTTTGGGAAAATATCTTCCATTAAAACATGACCTTTCTCAGTAAGAACAGCATATGTGATACGTTTATCCAATGTATCTTGTCTACGTGTTACATACTCTTTCTTAACCAATTGATCAATAACATAAGTTGTACTACTACTTGAGATTAAAATACGTTGTTTCACTTTTTGAATAGGTTGATCACCTTTATGAAATAACAGTTCCATAACGGCAAATTCAGTAATATTCAAACCGTAATTACTCACATCTCGCTTTACAACACGGTCTAACGCATCACTTGTACGCTTAATACCAACCAATGCCTTTAAAGATTCATCTGTTCGATTCATGTCATCACCTATCTTAATATTATTTCGATTTCGAGATAATTGTAACGCTCAGAAAAATAAAAGTCAACGATTTGAGTATAAAAAATATACCGATGCCCAATACTCTTTTTTTAAATTTTCTAAATCATTTCAATTAATTGCCATTTTAAACGTTTTAACATATAATCCTTATTGAAACACTAAGGTTTTTAAAATGGAGGCAATATAAATGAATAAAAAAACATTACTCATACATGGTGGAAAAACAACTGATGCATATACTGGCGCAGTGACAACACCAATTTATCAAACGAGCACTTATGAACAAGATGCAATTGGCGAATTAAGACAAGGTTATGAATACTCTAGAACAGCTAACCCTACAAGATCAGCATTAGAATCTTTAATCGCTGACTTAGAGCACGGCACAAACGGTTATGCATTCGGTTCAGGCATGGCAGCAATTTCAGCAGTGATTATGTTACTAGATAAAGGAGACCATATTTTAGTTAATTCAGATGTTTATGGCGGTACTTATCGTGCCTTAACAAAAGTATTCACACGATTCGGTATAGAATTTGATTTTATCAATACAACAAACATCGATAATCTAGAATCATCAATTAAACCAGAAACTAAAATGATCTTTATCGAAACACCATCAAATCCTTTACTACAAATCACAGATATTAGAGCCGTTAGTACCATCGCTAAAAATCACAATTTATTAACAGTAATCGACAACACATTTATGACACCGTACTACCAAAATCCTTTAGACTTAGGCGCAGATATCGTTTTACACTCAGCTACAAAATATTTAGGTGGACATAGTGACGTCGTATCAGGATTAGTCGTTACAGCAAATGAAGATTTAGGAGAAAGAATTGGATTTATTCAAAATTCCACAGGTGGTATTCTTGGACCACAAGATAGTTATTT encodes the following:
- a CDS encoding ring-cleaving dioxygenase, which encodes MNNQELIGIHHVTAMTNDAVRNYKFFTEVLGMRLVKKTVNQDDIYTYHTFFADDQGSPGTDMTFFDFPNSPKGSRGTNSISRAAFRVPNDAALDYYLDRFETFGVKHDGIQDLFGKKVLPFEEEDGQRYQLISDELNEGVEPGIPWKNGPVPEEFAIYGLGPIEITVSYFDDFQSVLKQVFGMKPVVEEETVALFEVGEGGNGGQVILRKDDKGPEARQGYGEVHHVSFRLKDHAAIKAWEEKYNELRIGNSGNVNRFYFEALYARIGDILIEVSTDGPGFMGDEPYETLGESLALPPFLESKREYIESEIKHFDTAQKH
- a CDS encoding MarR family transcriptional regulator, producing MNRTDESLKALVGIKRTSDALDRVVKRDVSNYGLNITEFAVMELLFHKGDQPIQKVKQRILISSSSTTYVIDQLVKKEYVTRRQDTLDKRITYAVLTEKGHVLMEDIFPKHAEAIEKAFSILDDEELAVFRKALKKISAFSTK
- a CDS encoding bifunctional cystathionine gamma-lyase/homocysteine desulfhydrase; the encoded protein is MNKKTLLIHGGKTTDAYTGAVTTPIYQTSTYEQDAIGELRQGYEYSRTANPTRSALESLIADLEHGTNGYAFGSGMAAISAVIMLLDKGDHILVNSDVYGGTYRALTKVFTRFGIEFDFINTTNIDNLESSIKPETKMIFIETPSNPLLQITDIRAVSTIAKNHNLLTVIDNTFMTPYYQNPLDLGADIVLHSATKYLGGHSDVVSGLVVTANEDLGERIGFIQNSTGGILGPQDSYLLTRGIKTLGLRLEQINRNVKEVVELLNRHESVVKTIHPLNEDHVNREVHFNQASGYPGIISFEVENVEKAKEVIKHTKLFTLAESLGAVESLISVPSLMTHASIPAEIRHKEGIADGMIRLSIGIEDSEDLVADLENALNQI